From Bacteroidota bacterium, one genomic window encodes:
- a CDS encoding carboxypeptidase regulatory-like domain-containing protein has protein sequence MMWVLPMSAFAQQDYTISGVVSDADGAPLAGATIRVDGTTSGAATDLDGAYVFNFTGQRAGNVALKHCRPSL, from the coding sequence ATGATGTGGGTTCTGCCAATGAGCGCGTTTGCGCAGCAGGACTACACGATCTCGGGCGTTGTCTCCGATGCTGATGGGGCGCCACTGGCCGGCGCTACCATTCGCGTTGACGGAACGACCTCGGGTGCTGCCACGGATCTCGATGGCGCGTACGTTTTTAATTTCACGGGCCAGAGGGCTGGCAATGTAGCGCTGAAACATTGCAGGCCCTCTCTCTAA
- a CDS encoding glycoside hydrolase 100 family protein codes for MEIYKEARALLGKLSGPHGIRASLSEKANYAAVFTRDAVMAGIAGLLCELDDVADGLVRSLEELRNLQGPQGQIASNFTYVDGVFSRVSFGTLSPKVDAATWYVVGVCFGIAQGRLRADEWRESVEKVIALLDAMEYNGRHLIYVPMGGNWADEYIDEGYVLYDQVLRAWGLQLAGDLFDKAAWREKATTIWEVTRINYWPQSDYTGHPLASHTTIMGRQALDARAYPCSCFTPAGYRHTFDLAACCLLTIASPLELENAKTLDWIETAFLDANRLPPAFYPVIAAGDAGWEALSNYHLFDFKNKPHHYHNGGIWLIWLGWLALAFYENGRTDALAKLGQRVDAVIAGQENFAYEEYFDGLALKPGGEKRMAYSASGLLMLQKARSSEISGRLKDAWR; via the coding sequence TTGGAGATCTATAAAGAGGCAAGAGCACTGTTGGGTAAGCTGAGTGGTCCGCATGGGATTCGGGCGTCATTGTCTGAAAAGGCGAACTACGCAGCTGTGTTTACCCGGGATGCCGTGATGGCTGGGATTGCTGGCTTGCTATGTGAGCTGGATGATGTTGCTGATGGATTAGTGCGAAGCCTTGAGGAATTGCGCAACCTGCAGGGGCCACAGGGGCAAATTGCATCGAACTTTACGTACGTAGATGGGGTGTTCTCGCGGGTGAGTTTTGGTACGCTGAGTCCCAAAGTAGATGCCGCCACATGGTACGTGGTTGGGGTCTGTTTTGGAATTGCACAGGGCCGGCTGCGAGCGGATGAGTGGCGGGAATCTGTAGAAAAAGTGATCGCGCTTTTGGATGCAATGGAGTACAACGGCCGGCACTTGATTTATGTGCCGATGGGCGGCAATTGGGCGGATGAATACATCGACGAGGGGTATGTGTTGTATGATCAGGTGTTACGCGCCTGGGGACTACAACTGGCGGGAGACCTGTTCGATAAGGCTGCCTGGCGCGAGAAAGCAACCACGATCTGGGAGGTAACTCGGATCAACTATTGGCCGCAATCGGACTATACCGGTCACCCCCTGGCATCCCATACAACGATCATGGGCCGGCAAGCATTGGACGCGCGTGCATACCCGTGTTCGTGTTTTACACCAGCAGGTTACCGGCACACATTTGATCTGGCTGCTTGCTGTCTGTTGACTATTGCTTCACCGCTGGAACTGGAAAACGCAAAAACGCTCGACTGGATTGAAACAGCGTTTCTTGATGCCAATCGATTGCCGCCGGCGTTCTATCCTGTTATTGCAGCAGGTGATGCCGGCTGGGAAGCGTTGTCGAACTACCACCTGTTCGATTTTAAAAACAAGCCGCATCATTACCACAATGGCGGAATTTGGTTGATCTGGCTTGGGTGGCTTGCGCTGGCCTTTTACGAAAACGGCAGAACGGACGCCCTGGCAAAACTCGGGCAACGCGTAGACGCAGTTATCGCCGGCCAGGAAAACTTTGCATATGAAGAGTACTTCGATGGCCTGGCATTAAAACCGGGCGGTGAAAAGCGGATGGCCTACTCTGCATCTGGTTTATTGATGCTGCAGAAGGCCCGTAGTTCAGAAATTAGCGGGAGGTTGAAAGATGCTTGGCGATAA
- a CDS encoding RNA polymerase sigma-70 factor has translation MLRGNRTIAMETILKPAEYTVRPMKPALGILVNQHPPEALSQKHAVLSEQHYTNLYRQHYEELHYYASRFLQDEVRAQDAVQEAFLRLWSRRSLTAADTNIRALLYKSVRNLCLNAIRDDKTHERLMQHIPEPTRSADPASTTHGALMQAKIETWVNEMPARRREVFELSRYANLSYKEIAEVMDISIKTVENHLVAALRFLRDRLQSFDAKLLQA, from the coding sequence ATGCTACGCGGAAACCGAACAATCGCTATGGAGACCATCCTGAAGCCAGCGGAGTATACAGTCAGGCCGATGAAGCCGGCGCTCGGTATTCTTGTCAATCAGCACCCACCTGAAGCGTTGTCCCAAAAACATGCAGTGCTGTCTGAGCAGCACTACACCAATTTGTATAGACAGCACTACGAAGAACTGCACTACTATGCCTCGCGGTTCTTGCAAGATGAGGTGCGCGCGCAAGATGCCGTACAGGAAGCATTTCTGCGGCTTTGGAGCCGGCGTAGCCTTACCGCAGCAGATACAAACATCCGGGCGCTGCTCTACAAAAGCGTACGTAACCTCTGCCTGAATGCCATCCGCGATGACAAAACCCACGAGCGGTTGATGCAACACATCCCCGAACCAACGCGCTCTGCTGACCCGGCCTCTACCACACACGGCGCGCTCATGCAGGCAAAAATCGAAACCTGGGTAAACGAAATGCCGGCACGTCGGCGCGAAGTATTTGAACTGAGCCGATACGCCAACCTCTCTTACAAAGAAATTGCGGAGGTCATGGACATCTCGATCAAAACGGTCGAGAACCATCTGGTTGCTGCCCTGCGCTTTCTAAGAGACCGCCTTCAGTCCTTCGACGCCAAGCTACTTCAAGCATGA
- a CDS encoding alpha/beta hydrolase, which yields MLLAFLLVFLIPEDGYAQFTQPVEPRYPDVGAVAYAPADPEGSRGHLLDLYLPGDAASPAPVVIYTGGSAWFSDDTKVAARNVLFRFSSQGYVVAGVSIRASTQAKFPAQVHDIKAAIRWIRTHAAKYNIDPNKIAIMGDSSGGWASVMAAVTGDVPALEGDLGETGVSSAVQAAIAFYPPTNFLEMDNWAVRPCKPGLAMGEGFRTGEFCHDDPSSPESSLIGCPIQDCPAKTLEADPAAYISPADPPIMILHGQSDLLVPHHQGERLYMALNKACNEAVFVSLPLAGHGPVKAFLQQDEVRAGATMRRTQKEGCIASAPALVTPDWQMIYDFLETHLKD from the coding sequence ATGCTACTTGCATTTCTGTTAGTATTTCTGATTCCAGAGGATGGATACGCGCAGTTTACGCAACCCGTAGAACCTCGATATCCAGATGTTGGCGCAGTTGCTTATGCGCCGGCCGATCCCGAAGGTTCGCGCGGTCATCTGCTAGATCTATATTTACCTGGTGATGCAGCCAGCCCTGCACCCGTTGTCATCTATACGGGCGGTTCTGCGTGGTTTTCTGATGATACCAAAGTAGCTGCTCGTAATGTATTGTTTCGATTTAGCTCTCAAGGGTATGTAGTAGCCGGGGTTTCCATTCGTGCGAGTACGCAGGCGAAGTTTCCTGCGCAAGTCCACGACATTAAAGCCGCTATCCGCTGGATTCGCACCCATGCCGCCAAGTACAACATCGATCCAAACAAAATTGCCATTATGGGTGACAGTTCGGGCGGATGGGCGAGCGTTATGGCGGCTGTTACGGGCGATGTGCCTGCATTGGAGGGTGACCTGGGCGAAACAGGCGTGTCGAGTGCCGTGCAGGCTGCAATAGCGTTCTACCCACCAACAAATTTTCTGGAGATGGATAACTGGGCGGTCCGACCCTGCAAACCCGGATTAGCCATGGGAGAAGGGTTTCGGACAGGCGAGTTTTGCCATGATGATCCTTCGTCACCTGAATCGAGTTTGATTGGTTGTCCGATTCAGGACTGTCCGGCGAAAACGTTGGAAGCAGATCCGGCTGCGTACATTTCACCGGCGGACCCGCCCATCATGATTCTGCATGGTCAATCAGATTTGCTCGTACCACATCACCAGGGGGAGCGCCTTTACATGGCGCTGAACAAAGCATGTAACGAGGCTGTGTTTGTTAGTTTGCCGCTGGCCGGCCACGGTCCTGTGAAAGCATTTCTGCAGCAAGATGAGGTTCGTGCTGGCGCGACAATGCGTCGTACACAAAAAGAGGGCTGCATCGCCTCAGCGCCAGCGTTGGTCACACCGGACTGGCAAATGATCTACGATTTTCTAGAAACGCACTTGAAGGATTGA
- a CDS encoding sodium:solute symporter — MIEANLEAIDYLIIGLYVVFVIGLGFYFRKKQQSESDYFLAGRSLLWPVIGFSLFASNMGSISLVGLAESGFRSGFAVFSYEWMASFVLILFAVFLLPFYLKNKIYTVPQFLELRYGPFARSYFSIVTIILNVFIDIASGLFAGAIVIKMAFPDLSLIAIVWIISAIAALYTLLGGLASVVYSDTIQAILLLVSSAVMTVIAYQKVGGWDQIVQSVDPVMLDIVRPIGDETLPWPGLFAGVFLLGFYFWTTNQFIVQRALAAKDIRQGQWGALLAGFLKLLTLFIMVLPGVMALMLYPELDDAKNAYPTLVFDLLPTGLLGLTLAGFIAALMSSVDSGLNAAATLFTIDFYKKRNPDAAPVKVLRVAKTMILVFMVVAALWAPHINSFESFWDYLQMVLSFLCPPVVALFLFGLFTKRVNARGANAAIIVGIVLSLAGVVYKVIAALYLDGKDVLPHYLYLAGIIFIACTIVLFVVSGLSKEHEADKDWDKLLWTPAYFRKESAALADVPFYSNYRYQAVTLLALIILMLIVF, encoded by the coding sequence ATGATAGAAGCGAATCTGGAAGCGATAGACTACCTCATCATTGGGCTGTACGTCGTCTTCGTCATTGGTCTCGGATTTTATTTTCGGAAGAAGCAGCAATCAGAATCCGACTATTTTCTTGCCGGCCGATCTTTGTTATGGCCCGTGATCGGGTTTTCTCTTTTTGCTTCCAACATGGGCAGCATCAGCCTGGTTGGACTGGCAGAAAGCGGGTTCAGGTCCGGATTTGCGGTATTTAGCTATGAGTGGATGGCCTCCTTTGTGCTCATCCTCTTTGCCGTCTTCCTGCTACCGTTCTACCTGAAAAACAAAATCTATACGGTCCCGCAGTTCCTGGAACTCCGATACGGGCCTTTTGCACGCTCATATTTCTCCATCGTTACGATTATCCTGAACGTGTTTATCGACATTGCGTCTGGCCTTTTTGCCGGCGCCATTGTCATCAAAATGGCGTTTCCAGACCTGAGTTTGATTGCTATTGTCTGGATTATTTCAGCTATCGCGGCCCTGTATACCCTGCTTGGTGGTCTGGCATCTGTGGTGTATTCGGATACCATTCAGGCCATATTGCTGCTGGTCAGTTCGGCGGTAATGACGGTGATTGCGTACCAGAAAGTTGGCGGATGGGACCAGATTGTACAAAGCGTCGATCCGGTGATGCTCGATATTGTGCGTCCGATTGGCGATGAGACGTTGCCGTGGCCCGGCCTGTTTGCCGGCGTGTTTTTACTCGGGTTTTATTTCTGGACCACCAACCAGTTTATTGTTCAGCGTGCATTAGCAGCTAAAGATATCCGGCAAGGGCAGTGGGGTGCCTTGCTCGCCGGATTTCTGAAGCTGCTCACGCTGTTCATTATGGTCTTGCCCGGTGTTATGGCCTTGATGTTGTACCCCGAATTGGATGATGCAAAGAACGCGTACCCTACCCTAGTATTTGACCTGTTACCAACGGGGCTTTTGGGACTAACGCTGGCTGGTTTTATCGCGGCCCTGATGTCTAGCGTCGACAGCGGACTCAACGCTGCTGCTACGTTATTTACCATCGACTTTTATAAGAAGCGGAACCCGGATGCAGCGCCGGTAAAGGTGTTGCGTGTGGCCAAAACCATGATTCTTGTGTTTATGGTGGTTGCCGCGCTTTGGGCGCCTCACATCAACTCGTTTGAGTCGTTTTGGGATTATTTACAGATGGTGTTGTCGTTTCTTTGTCCGCCCGTTGTTGCGCTCTTCCTGTTTGGCTTGTTTACAAAGCGGGTGAATGCCCGTGGTGCAAACGCAGCCATTATTGTAGGTATTGTGCTGAGTCTGGCCGGCGTGGTTTACAAGGTTATTGCCGCGCTGTATCTGGATGGGAAAGATGTGCTGCCGCATTATCTGTACCTCGCGGGCATTATCTTCATTGCCTGTACCATTGTTTTGTTTGTGGTCAGCGGGCTTTCGAAGGAGCACGAAGCCGATAAAGACTGGGACAAACTGCTGTGGACGCCGGCCTATTTCCGAAAAGAGTCTGCAGCACTGGCTGATGTCCCATTTTACAGTAACTACAGGTACCAGGCCGTAACCCTCCTTGCTTTGATTATTTTAATGTTGATTGTCTTCTAA
- a CDS encoding TonB-dependent receptor codes for MYRLFALIFLLMPAALQTASAQSPARPDSTLFSYTFENKPVAEALTQVSLDTQVGIGFTSELVADLLTNCAISNAPVEAVLRCILANTNLDIESTATGTYKVVLKPPASDSPSKHTISGFIRDARTGEALLYATVYDRNAEAGVTSNAYGFYSLTLKEGPVSLVSSYVGYEKELFDFDLNQDRTLDISLTPASLGLDTLVVIGEVEASIDERTQMSMVRLPVEQVQDMPALLGEPDVLRAVQLLPGVQSGNEGTTGIYVRGGSVDQNLFLLDGATVYNPSHLFGFLSIFHARALNDVTLLKGGFPARYGGRLSSVIDISMKEGNMKELSGAASLGLAASSLTLEGPIKKDQTSFIFSGRRSLVDVFIAPFTDANDYPAYALFDFNGKLNHRFSSKDRIFASVYGGSDRYEQVNDFDSGENVSPRNQFGISWGNTIATIRWNHLFSDKLFSNTTLLYSRYNLETKQDDVRFRRVENELVQERYRLLYDSGVEDIGGKIDFDFIPSPAHHIRFGTQITNHNFATGTLQLNDGPVDTPRQDTLIVPVSNLNTLEAAIYVEDDIKIGRVLGLNLGLRGSLYAVNGTTYNDIEPRVAARIRVAAGWSLKASYARMSQYIHLLVNSGLGLPTDLWVPATDNVAPQRSEQFTVGLAHSTSHAFEVSLEAYYKTMDNIIEYKEGANFLGASNDWQDNVEAGEGTSYGIELFIQKSTGRTTGWLGYTLSRSDRTFENLNNGETFPFRYDRRHDVALTLVHHLSDRLSLSGSWVYGTGAAVTISTARFSPGVISNITYDSLIEATNIDAERVGPRNGYRMQAYHRLDIGANFTWPTPRGNHVLTLGAYNTYNRRNPYFIFVEENLGESGGGFVDDTEFVLKQASLFPFLPSFSYAFEF; via the coding sequence ATGTACCGTCTCTTTGCCCTGATTTTCTTGCTGATGCCTGCTGCCCTGCAAACGGCAAGCGCACAATCGCCGGCCAGGCCAGACAGCACCCTGTTCAGCTATACTTTTGAAAATAAACCGGTAGCAGAGGCTTTAACCCAGGTGTCACTGGATACCCAGGTAGGTATCGGGTTTACGTCTGAGCTTGTGGCGGATCTCCTGACGAATTGTGCCATCAGTAACGCCCCTGTCGAAGCCGTACTCCGCTGCATTTTGGCAAATACAAACCTGGACATTGAAAGTACAGCCACAGGTACCTATAAAGTTGTTCTTAAACCGCCCGCCTCTGACAGTCCATCTAAACATACCATCAGCGGATTTATAAGGGATGCGCGTACGGGTGAGGCCCTACTTTATGCCACGGTATATGACCGCAATGCAGAAGCCGGCGTTACATCCAATGCATACGGCTTCTACAGCCTCACCCTTAAAGAGGGCCCCGTTTCGCTGGTCTCCTCCTATGTCGGCTATGAAAAAGAGCTGTTCGATTTTGACTTAAACCAGGACCGGACCCTGGATATCTCGCTTACCCCCGCATCCCTGGGACTCGACACCCTGGTTGTAATTGGAGAAGTGGAAGCCTCCATAGATGAACGGACCCAAATGAGTATGGTACGGCTCCCTGTAGAACAGGTGCAGGACATGCCGGCTTTACTTGGGGAGCCAGATGTACTCCGCGCTGTGCAGTTGTTGCCGGGCGTACAATCTGGCAACGAAGGTACCACAGGCATTTACGTACGAGGCGGCAGCGTGGACCAGAACCTGTTTTTACTAGATGGTGCCACTGTATACAACCCCTCCCACCTGTTTGGCTTTCTCTCCATTTTTCATGCCCGGGCCCTAAATGATGTCACCCTGCTCAAAGGCGGCTTCCCCGCCAGATACGGTGGCCGGCTCTCTTCGGTGATCGACATCAGCATGAAGGAGGGCAATATGAAGGAGCTCTCGGGTGCAGCTTCGCTTGGACTGGCAGCCAGCAGCCTGACCCTCGAGGGTCCAATAAAAAAAGATCAAACCTCGTTTATTTTCTCAGGCCGGCGATCGCTCGTCGACGTGTTTATTGCGCCCTTCACAGATGCCAACGACTATCCGGCCTACGCCTTATTCGACTTCAACGGCAAACTAAACCACCGCTTTTCGTCGAAAGATCGCATCTTTGCCAGCGTTTATGGTGGCAGTGATCGGTACGAGCAGGTCAATGACTTTGATAGCGGAGAGAATGTCTCACCGCGCAACCAGTTTGGTATCAGTTGGGGCAACACCATTGCCACGATCCGCTGGAATCATCTGTTTTCAGATAAGCTCTTCAGCAACACCACGCTGCTATACAGCCGCTACAACCTGGAAACGAAACAAGACGACGTACGCTTTCGAAGGGTCGAAAATGAATTGGTCCAGGAGCGCTACCGCCTGCTGTATGACTCGGGGGTAGAAGACATAGGCGGGAAAATCGACTTTGACTTTATTCCCTCGCCGGCCCATCATATCCGCTTCGGCACCCAGATTACAAACCACAACTTCGCCACCGGCACCCTGCAATTAAACGATGGCCCTGTCGACACCCCGCGCCAGGATACACTCATCGTCCCGGTCTCCAATCTCAACACCCTGGAAGCCGCCATTTACGTAGAAGACGATATTAAAATTGGACGCGTGCTCGGCCTCAACCTTGGACTCCGCGGGTCGCTGTACGCGGTAAACGGTACAACCTATAACGACATTGAACCACGCGTTGCAGCAAGGATTCGGGTGGCAGCCGGCTGGTCGTTAAAAGCCTCGTATGCCCGTATGTCGCAGTACATCCACTTGCTGGTGAACAGTGGACTAGGGCTGCCCACCGATCTTTGGGTGCCGGCTACAGACAATGTCGCGCCCCAACGTTCTGAGCAATTTACAGTTGGCCTCGCGCATAGTACATCGCATGCTTTTGAGGTGAGTCTTGAAGCGTACTACAAAACGATGGACAACATCATCGAGTACAAAGAAGGGGCAAACTTTCTTGGTGCGTCGAACGACTGGCAAGACAATGTAGAAGCCGGCGAAGGGACGTCGTACGGCATCGAGCTATTTATCCAGAAAAGCACGGGCCGCACTACGGGGTGGCTGGGTTACACGCTGTCCCGCTCCGATCGAACGTTTGAAAACCTAAACAACGGCGAGACCTTCCCCTTTAGATACGACAGGCGGCACGACGTAGCACTTACCCTAGTGCACCACCTTTCCGACCGCCTCAGCTTATCCGGCTCATGGGTCTACGGCACAGGCGCAGCGGTCACCATCAGCACAGCGCGCTTCAGTCCCGGTGTTATTTCGAATATCACCTACGACAGTCTTATCGAGGCAACCAACATAGACGCTGAACGCGTAGGTCCACGCAACGGGTACCGGATGCAGGCTTACCACCGCCTGGACATTGGCGCCAACTTTACATGGCCAACTCCGCGGGGTAACCATGTACTCACGCTTGGTGCCTACAACACCTACAACCGGCGCAATCCGTACTTCATTTTTGTAGAAGAGAACCTTGGTGAAAGTGGGGGTGGCTTTGTGGATGACACGGAGTTTGTGCTCAAACAAGCCAGCCTTTTTCCCTTCCTGCCCTCTTTCAGCTACGCTTTCGAATTTTAA
- a CDS encoding LacI family DNA-binding transcriptional regulator yields MKRTTLKDLAKLLGLSPSTVSRALAGHPDISDATKQRVKDVAQGMNYIPNLRAKYLRSRHSKLIALIMPEMNMFFMPSLMNGINKVVEAKDYSLIVLQSDNSLWKEKQLIQYCLNLSVDGVLLSVSTETNNLSHLAPLQNNEIPVVLFDKLIENDAFSTVNIDDQEAAFKATNYLIQKGHKEIVGIFADTKMAISRERIRGFREAHAHNGIPLSQKRIISIPDATKMQQSLSKIEYATAFFTMSDELLVWTHHFLNQRGYSIPETCSLIAISDGQAPLFLYPNVTHLLHTGYQVGEKAAHILIGLIEDYSDTVIDAKIKTSLIELDSVKAL; encoded by the coding sequence ATGAAAAGAACCACTTTAAAAGACCTCGCGAAGCTCCTCGGCCTCTCTCCTTCTACCGTATCAAGGGCACTCGCCGGCCATCCGGATATTAGCGACGCAACCAAACAACGCGTCAAAGATGTTGCACAGGGCATGAACTACATCCCTAACCTGCGAGCCAAGTATTTGCGGTCCAGGCACTCGAAGCTGATCGCCCTGATTATGCCAGAAATGAATATGTTTTTTATGCCCTCTCTTATGAATGGCATAAATAAGGTTGTGGAAGCCAAAGACTACTCCCTGATCGTGCTGCAATCCGACAATTCATTGTGGAAAGAAAAGCAACTGATCCAGTATTGCCTGAACCTTTCTGTTGATGGGGTTTTGCTATCGGTGAGCACAGAGACAAACAATCTCTCACATCTGGCCCCCCTGCAAAACAACGAAATTCCAGTGGTGCTCTTCGATAAACTCATCGAAAACGACGCCTTTTCTACGGTAAACATTGACGATCAGGAAGCAGCCTTTAAAGCAACCAACTACCTGATTCAGAAAGGACACAAAGAAATTGTTGGCATTTTTGCCGACACTAAAATGGCCATCAGCCGAGAGCGGATTCGTGGCTTTCGCGAAGCACATGCTCATAACGGCATTCCGCTCTCTCAAAAACGCATCATATCGATCCCTGATGCGACAAAAATGCAGCAGTCTTTATCCAAAATTGAGTATGCAACGGCTTTTTTCACGATGTCGGATGAGTTGTTGGTTTGGACCCACCATTTCCTCAACCAACGTGGATACAGCATTCCGGAGACGTGCTCTTTGATTGCCATTAGCGACGGGCAGGCCCCACTATTTCTCTACCCAAACGTAACCCACCTCTTGCACACGGGCTACCAGGTTGGCGAAAAGGCCGCGCACATTCTCATCGGACTCATTGAGGACTATTCCGATACGGTAATCGATGCCAAAATCAAAACGTCCCTGATCGAATTGGACTCTGTAAAAGCTTTGTAA
- a CDS encoding DUF4249 domain-containing protein has protein sequence MSFQRFAFIGLLAITIGSMGCQEDFILEASLPEPEPALVVNGIFQPDSLIEVYVNTNAPLIGSNKPQAVTNARVAVLADGEVLEVLPYKDLFWLNGGFILTPLPTDSPGNNESNRLVARYKSKTFRPVAGQTYSVEVSAEGYETVTGTDHIPAPVAIQEAVYTPQTASDELGVRGEIRIVFDDPAGEDNYYNLRHHYRTIDTLTTFIISTTSGFELVSNLQDDLFGADPDDLIGDNNPSQIQDDGITFSDAFFDGERKEIVIEVADDICGASTNSPPELQCQQVIEFSTVTQSFHDYHRTLKLQNESLQNPFAEAVRIKTNMSNNIGVFAGMHPAIWIHVQER, from the coding sequence ATGAGCTTTCAACGTTTTGCATTTATAGGCCTGTTGGCAATCACAATCGGTAGCATGGGCTGCCAGGAAGACTTCATCCTTGAAGCCAGCTTGCCAGAACCAGAACCTGCGCTTGTGGTGAATGGTATTTTCCAGCCAGATAGCCTCATCGAAGTCTACGTAAACACCAATGCGCCGCTCATTGGGAGTAACAAACCGCAGGCCGTTACCAACGCCAGGGTAGCCGTTCTTGCTGATGGCGAGGTGCTCGAAGTGCTGCCTTATAAAGATTTATTTTGGCTGAATGGTGGCTTTATCCTTACGCCGCTGCCGACTGATTCTCCCGGCAACAATGAAAGTAACCGACTGGTAGCGCGCTACAAATCGAAAACGTTCCGGCCGGTCGCTGGCCAAACGTATAGCGTAGAAGTAAGCGCTGAAGGCTATGAAACGGTTACGGGTACAGATCATATTCCTGCGCCTGTTGCCATACAGGAAGCCGTCTATACGCCTCAAACGGCCAGTGACGAACTGGGTGTTCGTGGTGAAATCCGCATTGTATTTGACGATCCGGCCGGCGAGGACAACTACTACAACCTCAGACATCACTACCGGACCATCGATACGTTAACCACCTTCATCATCTCTACAACCTCAGGTTTTGAGCTTGTTTCCAATCTTCAAGACGACCTGTTTGGCGCCGACCCCGACGACTTGATTGGCGACAACAATCCATCCCAGATCCAGGATGATGGCATCACATTCAGTGATGCATTTTTCGATGGCGAGCGCAAAGAAATTGTAATCGAGGTAGCTGACGACATTTGTGGCGCCAGCACCAATTCGCCGCCAGAACTCCAGTGCCAGCAGGTGATCGAGTTTTCAACCGTCACCCAATCATTCCATGATTACCACCGCACGCTGAAACTGCAAAACGAATCGTTACAAAACCCTTTTGCAGAAGCTGTGCGAATCAAGACCAATATGAGCAACAACATTGGCGTGTTTGCCGGCATGCATCCTGCAATCTGGATTCACGTCCAGGAGCGATAA